The DNA segment TCCACTAAATACACAACCGCAGGATAATTTAGCCTTGTGAGCGACATCCAATTGCCCTGCTGTTGATAGCAGGAAAGCCCTTGTTCAAGCGCCGACTGGCACGCGGTAAGGCCTTTAAAGGGGACTTTCCCCCACACATTAAAGAGGCCTGCAAAGGCGGTATCGATACTGCGGCTTTGCTTAATAGCCTCCTGCAACACCCGCACACTCGGATCCGGCGCCGCAAGCGTTTGCGGCTCGCTAGCCACTGGCGCACTCTGGGTTGCAGCCAGTGTTTGCTCCGGCTGAATACTATTAGCTTGAGTCGATGCTTGAGTCACTGCTGGTGTCGTTTGGCTCGCTTGTGTCGCAGTCGAGTTAGCCACATTGGCAACCGCAGGGCTTTCGGTAAACAACCAATAAGACACACCGAAAGCCACAACCAATGCCGCCGCAATAGCGCTCGGCCACAAGAGTTTATTTGGCTGTGGTTCTTCTTCCCCGAGAACCTCGGCCGCCGCTTGTCTCACCATATGGTGATCGATTGGTACCTTAGATTGTGCATAACCCGCCATCAAAGCGCGTTCACACAGCAAGTTAATTAACCGCGGAATGCCGCCGCTGTATTTGTGCAGCACTTTAATCGCTTTACGGGTAAATAGCGGTTCAAAACGACCCGCCACCTGCAAACGGTGCAACACATAGAGTGCAATTTCATCTTCATTAAGAGGCAATAGATGATAACGAGCGGTGATGCGCTGGGCTAACTGTCTAAGCTCTTGCCGTTTAAGCAGCAATTGTAGCTCGGGCTGACCAATTAAGATCACCTGCAGCAGTTTTTTCGTGTCAGTCTCGAGATTGGTGAGCAGCCTTAACTGCTCTAATACTTCGGCGCGTAGATGCTGCGCCTCATCGATGATCAGTACGGTATTGCGGCCTTTCTCATGATTGGCCAGTAAAAAACGACTCAGATGGTCTGTGAGTTGTTTAAGAGTCGGGTTTTCACCATAGCTGATCTTTAATTCATCACAGAGTGTGGCGAGTAATTCCAACTCCGTCAGCGAAGGATTTAAGATAAAAGCCGTATCAGTATGATCGGGTAATTGCCCAAGCAAACAACGAGATACTGTCGTCTTCCCCGTGCCGACCTCCCCCGTCAACAACACAAAGCCCCCAGTTTCACCCAGTCCATAGGTCAAATGGGCTAAGGCCTCTCTGTGCCTGTCACTCAAAAATAAATAATGGGGATTGGGTGCAATCGAAAAAGGGTTATCACTGAGTCCATAAAAGGCCTTGTACATACCACCAATCATCCTAAGCTAAAAATAACGCCCCACGTTAAAACGTCCCAGAGATATTGTCAAAACATCCGCAACATGGATGTGACATCCCAATAAATATCTGCATCCAAATTCGCCTCGCCATCGCCTCATCATGTTAAGCTAGCTTTATGACACACTAGCTAAAATATTCCTGTGAAAATTTATTTAGTGGGCGGTGCTGTACGAGACAGCCTGCTCAATCTCCCAATAAAAGATAAAGATTTTATGGTTGTCGGTGCCACTCCGGAGCAAATGCAGCAGTTAGGCTATCGCCAAGTGGGTAAAGACTTCCCGGTCTTTTTGCATCCTAAAACCCAACAAGAATATGCCTTAGCGCGAACGGAGCGCAAAGTCGGCCTCGGCTATGGCGGCTTTAGCTGCTATGCCAGTCCGGATGTCACCCTAGAGCAAGACTTGCTGAGACGCGATTTAACCATTAATGCCATCGCCCAAGATGAGGCGGGTAACTTGTACGATCCTTACCATGGCGTCGCAGATATCAACGCGCGTCAGCTACGACATGTGTCGGCCGCCTTTGCTGAAGATCCGCTCAGAGTATTAAGGGTGGCCCGCTTTGCGGCACGTTTTCATGACTTAGGTTTCGAAATTGCCGCTGAAACCATGGTGTTAATGCAGCATATGAGCCAAACCGAGGAGTTAACAGCGCTGACGCCTGAGCGCGTCTGGCAAGAAGTCGATAAGAGTCTTGGCGGCCCTCACCCAGAAGTCTTTTTCGAAGTGCTACGCCAATGTGGTGCCTTAAATATTCTGTTCCCTGAGATTGAGGCGCTTTTTGGTGTACCTCAACCGGAAAAATGGCATCCAGAAATAGACTCGGGTTTGCACACTATGTTGGTGTTAGCCCAAGCCAGCTCTCTGACAGAGGAAAAAGCCGTGCGCTTTGCCGCCCTAGTACATGACTTGGGTAAAGCATTAAGTCCTAAAGAGCATTGGCCTAAACACCATGGTCATGGACAGAAGGGTTTACCCGTCATAAAAAGTCTGTGTGAACGCCTGCGGGTCCCGAACGAATATCGCGATCTGGCACTCTTGGTGAGCGATCAGCACCAGAATGTTCACCAAGCTTTTGAGTTAAGAAGCGAAACCATCATCAAACTCTTCGATAAAGCCGATTTTTGGCGTAAACCAGAACGGCTGGAGCAACTTCTATTAGCCTGCATCGCCGATATGCGTGGCCGAACCGGATTCGAGCATCATGCCTATCCACAAGGTGATTATCTTTCTGCTTGTTTTTCAGCCGCCAATACAGTCGATGTGAAGGCTATTATTGCGGCAGGTTTTCAAGGTGCACAGATAAAACAGGCGCTCAATTCGAAGCGGATAGAGGTCGTTAAGCAAGTGAAACTCAACTGGCAGCAATCCCAAGCCAAACAAACGCCATAAAATTGTAATATTTTTGTAAATGCGACCACACTTTCTGGTAAATACAGTGCCATTTTTCGATGAAAAAGGCCGATATAACCGTGAAAAAACGCTTTTAAAAAAAATTTATATGTCTATAGTGGTTAAACGCATTAATATTCGTAGCAAATTAAAATAGCTATGTCATAATTAGGCAGTTTCGATTCCAAAGTGACGAAACATTCAAATCCAACCTATTTTAAGGGATTTTTTACAATGAACAAAAAAGTACTGATGATTGCTGGTTTAGCAATGACTGCCCTACTAGGTGGTTGTGCAAACACTACTGCTCTGGAAGAAAGCGTTGCAACTCTGGGCAACAAAGTTGATCAATTGTCAGCTGATGTTAGCTCTCTGAAATCAGAGCAAAGCAAACTGTCTGCAGACGTTAAAGATGCTAAAGCAGCAGCTATGGACGCACAAGCAGAAGCTAAGCGCGCTAACGACCGTCTAGACAACGTTGCTTCTCGTTACAAGAAGTAATGATAAGTAATTAACCTGTAATTCAGCAGGTTAGCATAAAAGGCTTGAGAGAGATGAAAGCGAATAGCACATCCATCCAAGCCTTTTTTTATGGCCTCAGTTAATCCAAGCACCAATCTTATCTTTAATCCCCCTCTCTCATTTAAGCCTGCACTTTCTCGTCTCTTTAGCCCTTTACACTCACCATCTCTTTAAAACTCATTCGACTTGATGGCATTGTCTATTCAACACAGAAGTGAACCACACATTTGTTTTAAGCGGATTTGAGTTTTAATCTCATCCATAAACTTAGATTTGAAGTTTTGTTAATCCCGATGAATCTTTTTACTTAAAACTTTATTTTTGCCCCAGTGTTATCGCTAGCATTTTAAAGAAACTGCAACGCGACAAACTGAGGCTATTAGGGAAACAAAGGCAATAAAAGGGTAATAATTGTGAGAGACAAAAGCGTAATAAAGATAAAGTTTAAGGGACGCCGTTTCGCATTTACATTAAAACAACATAAAAAGCTCGATTAGTATCATAGACTTGCGCAATTAGCCCTATTCAAGCACTCAGAAACGCATTCCCTAAGCTAATGAATAGATTAAAAAACATCCTATTTAATTTTGTATTTTGGCCAGTTAAGACTCAATTAAAGACTTCTGCGCTAAGACCAAAACAAAATCAATTTCCAGCACACCGAAGGCTTTCGTCCGAATAAGGTGTTTGACTTGTTCAGAGGCGCGCCACGCATAGGGTGTCATATCCAGCAAGACCAGCGCTTGTTCACCCGTGACAGACAAACTAAATTGCAATCGCTGCTGCTCTTTGACAATTAATCCCGAAGGCAAATTAATTTGGGGAGTTTTTTCAGTCAGTTCTGGATAAATACACTCCCTGATTTGCCACAAATGCCGCGCACCTGGGATCACCTGTAATATCAAGCCCTGATCTTTCAGTACTCGAACGC comes from the Shewanella mangrovisoli genome and includes:
- a CDS encoding ExeA family protein; this encodes MYKAFYGLSDNPFSIAPNPHYLFLSDRHREALAHLTYGLGETGGFVLLTGEVGTGKTTVSRCLLGQLPDHTDTAFILNPSLTELELLATLCDELKISYGENPTLKQLTDHLSRFLLANHEKGRNTVLIIDEAQHLRAEVLEQLRLLTNLETDTKKLLQVILIGQPELQLLLKRQELRQLAQRITARYHLLPLNEDEIALYVLHRLQVAGRFEPLFTRKAIKVLHKYSGGIPRLINLLCERALMAGYAQSKVPIDHHMVRQAAAEVLGEEEPQPNKLLWPSAIAAALVVAFGVSYWLFTESPAVANVANSTATQASQTTPAVTQASTQANSIQPEQTLAATQSAPVASEPQTLAAPDPSVRVLQEAIKQSRSIDTAFAGLFNVWGKVPFKGLTACQSALEQGLSCYQQQGNWMSLTRLNYPAVVYLVDDNQQDFYGAVIAVDADQLLMQLGEQQLWVDRAWFNQHFSGTFEILWQAPNLPMLEISQKSSPGQLQWLENALAHVANRPSRRVSQFDLKLENDLKAFQSQHGLKADGIAGNQTLVRLNLYLSDQGPRLTDNGAQS
- a CDS encoding multifunctional CCA addition/repair protein, translated to MKIYLVGGAVRDSLLNLPIKDKDFMVVGATPEQMQQLGYRQVGKDFPVFLHPKTQQEYALARTERKVGLGYGGFSCYASPDVTLEQDLLRRDLTINAIAQDEAGNLYDPYHGVADINARQLRHVSAAFAEDPLRVLRVARFAARFHDLGFEIAAETMVLMQHMSQTEELTALTPERVWQEVDKSLGGPHPEVFFEVLRQCGALNILFPEIEALFGVPQPEKWHPEIDSGLHTMLVLAQASSLTEEKAVRFAALVHDLGKALSPKEHWPKHHGHGQKGLPVIKSLCERLRVPNEYRDLALLVSDQHQNVHQAFELRSETIIKLFDKADFWRKPERLEQLLLACIADMRGRTGFEHHAYPQGDYLSACFSAANTVDVKAIIAAGFQGAQIKQALNSKRIEVVKQVKLNWQQSQAKQTP
- a CDS encoding Lpp/OprI family alanine-zipper lipoprotein codes for the protein MNKKVLMIAGLAMTALLGGCANTTALEESVATLGNKVDQLSADVSSLKSEQSKLSADVKDAKAAAMDAQAEAKRANDRLDNVASRYKK